In Rattus norvegicus strain BN/NHsdMcwi chromosome 1, GRCr8, whole genome shotgun sequence, a genomic segment contains:
- the Banf1 gene encoding barrier-to-autointegration factor isoform X1, which translates to MTTSQKHRDFVAEPMGEKPVGSLAGIGDALGKRLEERGFDKAYVVLGQFLVLKKDEDLFREWLKDTCGANAKQSRDCFGCLREWCDAFL; encoded by the exons ATGACAACCTCTCAAAAGCACCGAGACTTCGTGGCAGAGCCCATGGGGGAAAAGCCAGTGGGGAGCCTGGCCGGGATTGGTGATGCCCTGGGCAAGAGGCTGGAGGAAAGGGGCTTTGACAAG GCGTATGTGGTCCTTGGCCAGTTTCTGGTACTAAAGAAAGATGAAGACCTCTTTCGAGAATGGCTAAAAGACACATGTGGTGCCAATGCCAAGCAGTCCCGGGACTGCTTTGGGTGCCTTCGAGAATGGTGTGATGCCTTCTTGTAA